A genomic stretch from Dama dama isolate Ldn47 chromosome 10, ASM3311817v1, whole genome shotgun sequence includes:
- the RRN3 gene encoding RNA polymerase I-specific transcription initiation factor RRN3, producing MAAPLLHTRLPGDAAASASAVKTLGSSRTGLSDMLTLENDFFSSPPRKTVRFGGTVTEVLLKYKKGETNDFELLKNQLSDPEIKDDQIINWLLEFRSSIMYLTKDFEQLINILLRLQWLNRSQTVVEEYLSFLGNLVSAQTVFLRPCLSMIASHFVPPRVVIKEGDVDVSDSDDEDENLPANFDTCHRALQIIARYVPSTPWFLMPILVEKFPFVRKSERTLECYVHNLLRISVYFPTLRHEILELVVEKLLKLDVNASRQDIEDAEEAAAQTGGGADATEALFNMDEDEEADHETKADPGRLDQMVHPMAERLDILLSLLLSYIKDVCYVDGKIDNNKTKDLYRDLITIFDKLLLPTHASCHVQFFMFYLCSFKLGFAEAFLEHLWKKLQDPNNPAIIRQAAANYIGSFLARAKFIPLITVKSCLDLLVNWLHVYLNNQDSGTKAFCDVALHGPFYSACQAVFYTFVFRHKQLLSGNLKEGLRYLQSLNFERIVMSQLNPLKICLPSVVNFFAAITNKYQLVFCYTLIERNNRQMLPVIRNTAGGDSVQTCTNPLDTFFPFDPCVLKRSKKFIDPLYQIWEDMSAEELQEFKKPIKKEVVEDEEDDFLKGEVGITPSSFDAHFRSPSSSVGSPPVLYLPDQSPLVTRICD from the exons GCTTTCAGACATGCTCACATTAGAGAATGATTTCTTCAGTTCTCCCCCAAGAAAAACTGTTCGGTTTGGTGGAACTGTGACAGAAGTGTTACTGAAGTACAAAAAG GGGGAAACAAATGACTTTGAGTTGTTGAAGAACCAGCTGTCAGATCCAGAGATAAAG gaTGACCAGATCATTAACTGGCTGCTTGAATTCCGTTCCTCCATCATGTACTTGACGAAAGACTTTGAGCAGCTTATTAATATTCTGTTG AGATTGCAGTGGTTGAATAGAAGTCAGACAGTGGTGGAGGAGTATTTATCCTTCCTTGGTAATCTTGTATCAGCACAGACTGTCTTCCTTAGACCATGTCTCAGCATGATTGCTTCTCATTTTGTACCTC CCCGAGTGGTTATTAAAGAAGGTGACGTAGATGTTTCGGATTCTGATGATGAGGATGAGA ATCTTCCTGCAAATTTTGACACCTGTCACAGAGCCTTACAGATAATAGCAAGATATGTCCCATC cacacCATGGTTTCTTATGCCAATACTGGTGGAAAAATTTCCATTTGTTCGAAAATCAGAGAGAACATTG GAATGTTATGTTCATAACTTACTCAGGATTAGTGTGTATTTTCCGACCTTGAGGCATGAAATTCTGGAGCTTGTTGTTGAAAAGCTACTCAAGTTGGAC GTGAATGCATCCCGGCAGGATATTGAGGATGCTGAGGAAGCAGCAGCTCAAACTGGCGGTGGAGCCGACGCCACAGAAGCCCTGTTTAATATG gatgaagatgaagaagctgacCACGAAACCAAGGCTGATCCGGGAAGGCTCGATCAGATGGTCCATCCTATGGCTGAACGCCTAGACATCCTTCTGTCTTTACTCTTGTCCTACATTAAGGATGTCTGCTATGTGGACG GTAAGATtgataacaacaaaacaaaagattTGTATCGAGATCTCATAACCATCTTTGACAAGCTCCTGTTGCCCACCCATGCGTCTTGCCATGTgcaatttttcatgttttatctcTGTAGCTTTAAATTG GGATTTGCGGAAGCATTTTTGGAACATCTCTGGAAAAAATTGCAGGATCCAAATAATCCTGCTATCATCAGGCAAGCTGCTGCAAATTATATTGGGAGCTTTTTGGCAAGAGCTAAATTTATTCCTCTTAT TACTGTAAAATCATGCCTAGATCTTTTGGTTAACTGGCTGCACGTATACCTTAATAACCAGGATTCAGGAACAAAGGCATTTTGTGACGTCGCTCTCCACGGACCATTTTATTCAGCCTGCCAAGCTGTGTTCTACACTTTTGTTTTTAGACACAAGCAGCTTTTAAGTGGAAACCTGAAGGAAG GTTTGAGGTACCTTCAGAGTCTAAATTTTGAACGGATAGTGATGAGTCAGCTGAATCCTCTAAAGATTTGCCTGCCCTCGGTCGTTAATTTTTTTGCCGCAATCACAAA CAAATACCAGCTCGTCTTCTGCTACACCCTCATTGAGAGGAACAACCGCCAGATGCTGCCCGTTATCAGAAACACTGCTGGGGGCGACTCGGTGCAGACGTGCACGAACCCGCTGGACACCTTCTTCCCCTTCGATCCTTGTGTGCTGAAGAG GTCAAAGAAATTCATCGATCCTCTTTATCAGATATGGGAAGACATGAGTGCGGAAGAGCTTCAGGAGTTTAAGAAACccattaaaaag GAGGTGGTTGAAGATGAAGAAGATGATTTTTTGAAAGGTGAAGTTGGAATTACACCGAGCTCCTTTGACGCGCATTTCCGCAGCCCTTCAAGTAGTGTGGGCTCCCCACCTGTCTTATACCTGCCGGACCAGTCCCCCCTGGTCACACGGATTTGTGACTGA
- the NTAN1 gene encoding protein N-terminal asparagine amidohydrolase isoform X1 codes for MPLLVDGRRVRLPQSAGDLVRAHPLLEERARLLRGQSVQQVGPQGLLYVQQRELAVTSPKDGSISILGSDDATTCHIVVLRHTGNGATCLTHCDGSDTKAEVPLIMNAIKSFSDHTRCGRLEAHLVGGFNDDRQLSQKLTHQLLSEFDRQEDDIHLVTLCVTELNDREENESHFPVIYGIAVNVKTAEIYRASFQDRGPEEELRAARALTGGPMISIYDAKTEQLRIGPYSWTPFPHVDFWLQQEDKQILENLSTSPLAEPPHFVEHIRSTLMFLKKHPSPANTLFPGNKALLYKKNEDGLWEKISSPGS; via the exons ATGCCGCTGCTCGTGGACGGGCGGCGAGTGCGGCTGCCGCAGTCCGCCGGGGACCTGGTCCGAGCCCACCCGCTTCTGGAG GAAAGAGCCAGACTTCTCAGAGGTCAGTCTGTTCAACAAGTGGGACCCCAGGGCCTTCTCTATGTTCAGCAAAGAGAGCTTGCAGTGACCTCCCCAAAGGATG gcTCCATCTCCATTCTGGGTTCTGATGATGCCACCACTTGTCACATTGTGGTCCTGAGGCACACAG GTAATGGGGCTACCTGCTTGACCCACTGTGACGGAAGCGACACCAAAGCTGAGGTCCCCTTGATCATGAACGCCATAAAATCCTTTTCTGACCACACTCGATGTGGAAG GCTGGAAGCGCACCTCGTGGGAGGCTTCAATGACGACAGGCAGTTGTCACAGAAACTGACTCATCAGCTCCTTA GTGAATTTGACAGACAAGAAGACGACATTCATTTGGTGACACTGTGTGTGACAG aaTTAAATGACCGGGAGGAAAATGAAAGCCACTTCCCAGTAATTTACGGCATTG CTGTCAATGTCAAAACTGCGGAGATCTACAGAGCCTCCTTCCAAGACCGAGGTCCGGAGGAGGAGCTGCGGGCCGCCCGAGCTTTAACAGGAGGACCA ATGATTAGCATTTACGATGCAAAAACAGAGCAACTTCGTATAGGACCGTATTCCTGGACACCGTTTCCCCACGTGGATTTCTGGTTGCAGCAAGAGGATAAGCAGATACTAGAG AACCTTTCCACGTCACCGCTGGCTGAGCCCCCCCACTTTGTTGAACATATTAGATCTACcttgatgtttttaaagaaacaccCTTCTCCAGCTAACACACTGTTTCCTGGGAACAAGGCTCTACTctacaaaaaaaatgaagatggctTATGGGAAAAGATCTCTTCCCCCGGAAGCTAA
- the NTAN1 gene encoding protein N-terminal asparagine amidohydrolase isoform X2, translating to MNAIKSFSDHTRCGRLEAHLVGGFNDDRQLSQKLTHQLLSEFDRQEDDIHLVTLCVTELNDREENESHFPVIYGIAVNVKTAEIYRASFQDRGPEEELRAARALTGGPMISIYDAKTEQLRIGPYSWTPFPHVDFWLQQEDKQILENLSTSPLAEPPHFVEHIRSTLMFLKKHPSPANTLFPGNKALLYKKNEDGLWEKISSPGS from the exons ATGAACGCCATAAAATCCTTTTCTGACCACACTCGATGTGGAAG GCTGGAAGCGCACCTCGTGGGAGGCTTCAATGACGACAGGCAGTTGTCACAGAAACTGACTCATCAGCTCCTTA GTGAATTTGACAGACAAGAAGACGACATTCATTTGGTGACACTGTGTGTGACAG aaTTAAATGACCGGGAGGAAAATGAAAGCCACTTCCCAGTAATTTACGGCATTG CTGTCAATGTCAAAACTGCGGAGATCTACAGAGCCTCCTTCCAAGACCGAGGTCCGGAGGAGGAGCTGCGGGCCGCCCGAGCTTTAACAGGAGGACCA ATGATTAGCATTTACGATGCAAAAACAGAGCAACTTCGTATAGGACCGTATTCCTGGACACCGTTTCCCCACGTGGATTTCTGGTTGCAGCAAGAGGATAAGCAGATACTAGAG AACCTTTCCACGTCACCGCTGGCTGAGCCCCCCCACTTTGTTGAACATATTAGATCTACcttgatgtttttaaagaaacaccCTTCTCCAGCTAACACACTGTTTCCTGGGAACAAGGCTCTACTctacaaaaaaaatgaagatggctTATGGGAAAAGATCTCTTCCCCCGGAAGCTAA